One window of Papaver somniferum cultivar HN1 chromosome 9, ASM357369v1, whole genome shotgun sequence genomic DNA carries:
- the LOC113314448 gene encoding uncharacterized protein LOC113314448: MARAMVHLLNASFMILMMISVMIEAAPTYPPPTPVTPAPPTDPTPKPPGTPSGESSKRPRCRNPNYSFCYNVEHTCPAACPNACVVDCVTCKPECSCDRPGAVCQDPRFVGNDGITFYFHGKQNRDFCLLSDSNLHINGHFIGKRNQNMKRDFTWVQAIGILFDDHQIYVGARKTATWDQSVDRVALSFDGQPIYLPEIEGAKWQSEVDPSITISRSSVTNRIVVEVEGNFKITANVVPITEEESSIHNYAITSEDCYAHLDLSFKFYSLSEDVNGILGQTYAKNYVSQVKMGESMPVMGGDRKFITSNVFAKDCAVARFTGTDSTDSGFSSEYASLTCGSGIDGTGVVCKR; the protein is encoded by the exons ATGGCTCGAGCTATGGTGCATCTCCTTAATGCGTCTTTTATGATCTTAATGATGATATCTGTAATGATAGAGGCAGCACCTACCTACCCACCTCCAACTCCAGTAACCCCAGCACCACCTACCGATCCAACTCCTAAACCTCCAGGCACCCCATCTGGTGAATCATCAAAGAGACCAAGGTGTAGGAACCCCAACTACAGTTTCTGCTACAATGTTGAGCATACTTGCCCTGCAGCTTGTCCTAATGCATGTGTGGTCGACTGTGTTACTTGCAAACCAGAGTGTA GTTGTGATCGACCAGGAGCTGTTTGTCAGGATCCACGATTTGTTGGTAATGATGGCATCACCTTCTACTTCCATGGTAAACAGAACCGCGACTTTTGCCTTCTCTCAGACTCTAATCTCCACATCAATGGTCATTTCATCGGtaaaagaaatcaaaacatgAAAAGAGACTTCACCTGGGTCCAAGCTATTGGTATCCTCTTTGATGACCACCAAATCTATGTTGGTGCTAGAAAGACAGCCACTTGGGACCAATCAGTCGACCGTGTAGCGCTTTCGTTCGACGGACAGCCCATTTACTTGCCTGAAATTGAAGGTGCTAAGTGGCAGTCTGAAGTTGATCCAAGTATCACCATTAGTAGGTCAAGTGTAACTAACAGAATCGTTGTTGAAGTCGAAGGGAACTTTAAAATAACAGCTAATGTAGTACCAATCACCGAAGAAGAATCCAGCATTCACAACTACGCTATAACGAGTGAAGATTGCTATGCTCATCTTGATTTATCTTTCAAGTTTTACTCATTGAGCGAAGATGTGAATGGTATCTTGGGACAGACTTACGCAAAGAACTACGTGAGTCAAGTGAAGATGGGTGAATCTATGCCTGTCATGGGTGGAGACAGAAAATTCATCACTTCAAATGTCTTTGCAAAAGATTGCGCTGTTGCTAGATTCACAGGCACTGATTCTACTGACAGCGGGTTTTCTTCTGAGTACGCTAGTCTAACTTGTGGCAGTGGAATTGATGGAACGGGTGTTGTGTGCAAAAGATAG